The following proteins are encoded in a genomic region of Dyadobacter sp. UC 10:
- a CDS encoding 7TM diverse intracellular signaling domain-containing protein, giving the protein MNRTIFPLSLKITLATALLILNTLGSAFAQCTKTIQDSQDQHIFTGDEIQYLEDTAGNFTLADILSPEMNARFRNNPANTPQNYNLKSAYWFRIKIQHNPGSDKNWILEFFDQTIDDITAYLPDGKGGYEMRQMGDQLPFRNREYSHKNFELNIPNDAAFVGTYYFRVKSHQTADAIIVLRSVSRFIKYALDEYFIFGIFYGMVLVFSFYNLMMYLAIRQVQYLYYVLYNLCVGLFEMCIDGVAYQYLWPEAPEWNQYAYGVALYGVSIFALQFTRTLLYTRRKAPVLDRIIVWIMALRTVFFVVCLFFNTDWFSYKFVELVPLLVAFYTGIYIYRKGYRPARFFVLGYTFLSIGFLHKLLLMLHVEGLNFGVITYYSLSICFVLEMIFLSFAIGDKVRILKTKKDKAQKQIIHQMRLNEKLKDSLNVRLEAEVKERTKEVLEKSAIIQAQIQELTDVNALLQQQKEEILQMNQLLEKDNEVLHTSVVKVTQARVMSAEVDFEEFSKIYPDNESCFKFLALMKWNAGANNDHYECRKCGHDHYFHGHSPHSRRCAKCDYDESVISHTIFQNTRIPINKAFYMVFLLYTTKGKISSHKLSEILSIRQGTCWAYASRIKKVMQDRRKEIAASRTGEGWSLLVLDHSLEPV; this is encoded by the coding sequence ATGAATCGCACTATATTTCCTCTTTCTCTGAAAATCACCCTGGCAACTGCACTACTGATCCTCAACACATTAGGTTCAGCATTCGCGCAATGCACAAAAACAATCCAGGATTCGCAGGACCAGCACATTTTCACTGGTGACGAAATTCAATATCTCGAAGACACCGCCGGCAACTTCACGCTTGCAGACATTCTGTCGCCCGAAATGAATGCCCGTTTTCGGAATAATCCGGCGAATACGCCGCAGAACTATAATCTGAAATCGGCTTACTGGTTCAGGATCAAAATCCAACACAATCCGGGCAGCGATAAAAACTGGATACTGGAATTTTTCGATCAGACCATCGACGATATCACTGCGTACTTACCTGATGGAAAAGGTGGCTACGAAATGCGGCAAATGGGCGATCAGTTACCATTCAGGAACCGGGAATACTCGCACAAAAACTTCGAACTGAACATTCCCAACGATGCTGCATTTGTCGGCACCTATTATTTCCGCGTAAAATCACACCAGACCGCCGACGCGATTATTGTGCTGCGTTCTGTGAGCCGGTTTATAAAATACGCGCTCGACGAGTATTTTATTTTCGGCATATTCTATGGTATGGTGCTGGTATTCAGCTTCTATAACCTGATGATGTACCTGGCAATACGTCAGGTGCAGTACCTGTATTATGTATTGTATAACCTCTGCGTCGGGCTTTTTGAAATGTGTATCGATGGCGTGGCTTACCAATATCTGTGGCCGGAAGCGCCCGAATGGAACCAGTATGCCTACGGAGTCGCGCTTTACGGGGTCAGCATTTTTGCATTACAATTCACACGTACGCTCCTTTATACGCGAAGAAAAGCACCTGTCCTTGACCGCATTATCGTCTGGATTATGGCGCTGCGGACTGTCTTTTTTGTAGTCTGTCTTTTCTTCAATACCGACTGGTTCAGTTACAAATTTGTGGAGCTCGTGCCGCTGCTGGTGGCTTTTTACACGGGGATTTACATTTACAGAAAAGGGTATCGCCCGGCCAGATTTTTCGTTCTGGGGTACACATTTCTTTCCATCGGATTCTTGCACAAGCTGTTACTGATGCTTCACGTCGAAGGTTTGAATTTCGGGGTAATCACCTATTATAGCCTGAGTATCTGCTTCGTACTCGAAATGATCTTCCTCTCTTTCGCGATCGGGGACAAGGTCCGGATTTTGAAAACCAAAAAGGATAAGGCGCAAAAGCAGATCATTCATCAAATGCGCCTGAACGAAAAACTGAAAGACTCGCTGAATGTAAGACTGGAAGCGGAAGTCAAGGAACGGACCAAGGAAGTGTTGGAAAAATCAGCCATCATCCAGGCGCAGATTCAGGAGCTGACGGACGTGAATGCACTTTTGCAGCAACAGAAAGAAGAGATCCTGCAAATGAACCAGCTGCTCGAAAAAGATAACGAGGTGCTGCATACCAGCGTTGTGAAAGTCACGCAGGCAAGGGTCATGTCTGCGGAAGTTGATTTTGAGGAATTCAGCAAGATTTACCCGGATAATGAAAGCTGTTTCAAATTCCTCGCCCTTATGAAATGGAATGCCGGCGCAAACAACGATCACTATGAATGCCGCAAATGTGGACATGACCATTATTTCCACGGACATTCGCCTCACAGTCGCCGCTGCGCGAAATGTGATTATGACGAATCGGTGATCTCGCATACGATTTTCCAGAATACCCGCATTCCGATCAACAAGGCCTTCTACATGGTCTTTTTGCTGTATACGACCAAAGGCAAAATTTCTTCCCACAAGCTGTCGGAAATCCTCTCCATCCGGCAAGGCACCTGCTGGGCTTATGCGAGCAGGATCAAAAAAGTAATGCAGGACCGCCGCAAAGAGATTGCTGCTTCGAGGACCGGGGAAGGCTGGAGCCTGCTGGTACTGGACCACTCCCTCGAACCCGTCTGA
- a CDS encoding polysaccharide pyruvyl transferase family protein codes for MMIQTNRRNFLRTSSLAIAALISQNLSAQPARKKVVILRSSWQTVNIGDIGHTPGVLTILEKHLPDVEIRLWPSSIGNGVKEILEQRFPKVRIVNTPELIKQAFAEGDFLLHGSGPFLVARADVKKWREETGKPYGIYGITFPGFYGAPTEAQVASLKTDTELLSNAAFTFFRDSPSLDYAKANGVKCPVMEFGPDGAFAVDLRNDKLADEFLKQNRLEAGKFLCVIPRQRYTPYWEVKSRNTPFDAFKDGKNKEMQEHDNAPLRQAIIAVLDKTDLKILICPEDETHVKLGKEAILDKLPGQYRSRVVWRDRYWLTDEALSTYLKSAGLFGLEMHSPIMCIGHGIPAIVCRFTEQTTKGFMWRDIGLNDWLFDMDKSEEVARIVPTVLAMAQNPAQARQKASNAKKVVEARQKATMEILGKALK; via the coding sequence ATGATGATACAAACCAACCGCCGGAATTTCCTGCGCACTTCCTCACTCGCAATCGCTGCACTGATCAGTCAGAACCTTTCGGCCCAGCCGGCCAGGAAAAAAGTAGTGATCCTTCGCTCTTCCTGGCAGACTGTCAATATTGGCGACATCGGCCACACACCTGGCGTACTCACCATTCTGGAAAAACACCTTCCCGACGTGGAAATAAGGCTGTGGCCGAGCAGCATTGGGAATGGCGTAAAAGAAATCCTCGAACAGCGTTTTCCGAAAGTCAGGATCGTGAATACGCCGGAGTTGATCAAACAGGCATTTGCGGAAGGCGATTTTCTGCTGCACGGATCAGGGCCGTTCCTGGTGGCGCGCGCCGATGTGAAAAAATGGCGGGAGGAAACCGGCAAACCATATGGTATATACGGCATCACTTTTCCTGGTTTCTACGGTGCACCGACCGAGGCGCAGGTTGCGTCGCTCAAAACGGACACCGAACTGCTGAGCAATGCTGCGTTTACGTTTTTCAGGGATTCGCCTTCGCTGGATTATGCGAAAGCAAACGGCGTGAAATGTCCGGTTATGGAGTTTGGCCCCGATGGGGCCTTTGCGGTAGACCTTCGCAATGATAAACTGGCCGATGAATTTTTGAAACAAAACAGGCTGGAAGCCGGCAAATTCCTGTGCGTGATCCCGCGCCAAAGGTATACGCCCTATTGGGAAGTCAAATCGAGAAACACGCCTTTCGACGCATTTAAAGACGGCAAAAACAAGGAAATGCAGGAACACGATAATGCGCCGCTGCGGCAGGCGATCATCGCAGTACTGGATAAAACGGACCTGAAAATACTGATCTGTCCGGAAGACGAAACGCACGTAAAACTGGGGAAGGAAGCTATTCTTGATAAATTACCCGGGCAATACCGCAGCCGCGTGGTGTGGCGCGACCGCTACTGGCTCACCGACGAAGCCCTCAGCACTTACCTGAAATCCGCCGGGTTGTTCGGGCTCGAAATGCATTCACCGATCATGTGCATTGGTCACGGTATTCCCGCGATCGTTTGCCGCTTTACCGAGCAAACCACCAAGGGTTTTATGTGGCGCGACATTGGTCTCAACGACTGGCTTTTTGACATGGATAAATCCGAGGAAGTCGCCCGCATTGTGCCGACAGTACTTGCGATGGCACAAAACCCGGCCCAGGCCAGGCAGAAAGCATCGAACGCAAAAAAGGTTGTCGAGGCCCGTCAGAAAGCGACGATGGAAATTTTGGGAAAGGCGTTGAAATGA
- a CDS encoding polysaccharide pyruvyl transferase family protein — protein sequence MMNRREFLRDTPLLMGLVMGAIEGAAAAPAKVIILRSSWQTVNIGDIGHTPGVLTLLEKHMPQAEVRLWPSDVGDGVEEMLAKRFPKVKIIKTDEEKQKALKEGDFMLHGSGPSLVAKKDMDLWRKQTGKPYGIYGITFPGGYVFQEQAAKFDPLDMEIMNQARFCYFRDSVSYEFARSNGLTCKETGFSPDGAFAVDLRNDAPAIAFLKEHNLKDGEFVCVIPQYRFTPWWELKSKNRAVDKAKEAYNDKMKEQDNKPIREAIIAVVRQTNKKVLIVPENETQVRIGKEMLYDPLPDDVKEKVVWRSTYWLTDEAISTYVRSAGLFGIEMHSPIMCVANGIPAIVCRFKEQTSKGFMWKDVGLGEWLFDLDTPEDIARITPAVLDMIQNPAKSQAKVKKAMKLVDGIFKKTMGVLKKEVYV from the coding sequence ATGATGAACCGACGAGAATTTTTAAGAGATACGCCCCTGCTGATGGGCCTGGTAATGGGCGCCATAGAGGGTGCCGCGGCTGCCCCGGCAAAAGTAATTATACTGCGCTCTTCCTGGCAGACGGTCAACATTGGCGACATCGGGCATACTCCGGGCGTGTTGACGCTTTTGGAAAAACACATGCCACAGGCGGAAGTACGGCTGTGGCCTTCGGATGTGGGCGACGGCGTGGAGGAAATGCTGGCGAAAAGATTTCCAAAGGTTAAGATTATCAAAACCGACGAAGAAAAGCAGAAAGCATTAAAGGAAGGCGACTTTATGCTGCACGGCTCGGGGCCGTCGCTGGTGGCGAAAAAAGATATGGACCTATGGCGCAAACAGACCGGCAAACCGTACGGCATTTACGGCATTACCTTTCCCGGCGGCTATGTATTTCAGGAGCAGGCGGCGAAGTTTGACCCGCTCGACATGGAGATCATGAACCAGGCCAGGTTCTGCTATTTCCGTGACTCGGTTTCCTACGAATTTGCCAGGTCTAATGGTCTGACCTGCAAAGAAACCGGCTTTTCGCCCGATGGGGCATTTGCGGTAGACCTGAGAAATGACGCGCCCGCGATTGCATTTTTGAAAGAACACAACCTGAAAGACGGTGAGTTTGTGTGCGTGATCCCGCAATACCGTTTTACGCCCTGGTGGGAGCTGAAAAGCAAAAACCGTGCGGTAGATAAAGCGAAGGAGGCGTATAATGACAAAATGAAGGAGCAGGACAACAAGCCGATCCGCGAGGCGATTATTGCCGTGGTGAGGCAGACCAACAAAAAAGTCCTGATCGTGCCTGAAAACGAAACGCAGGTGCGGATCGGAAAAGAAATGCTCTACGACCCGCTGCCCGACGATGTAAAGGAAAAAGTGGTGTGGCGCAGCACCTACTGGCTTACCGATGAAGCGATCAGTACCTATGTTCGCTCGGCGGGGCTGTTTGGCATTGAAATGCATTCGCCGATTATGTGCGTTGCCAATGGTATTCCCGCGATTGTATGCCGGTTTAAGGAGCAAACCAGCAAGGGTTTTATGTGGAAAGATGTAGGCCTGGGCGAATGGCTTTTTGATCTCGACACACCCGAAGATATAGCCCGCATTACGCCTGCCGTGCTCGATATGATCCAGAACCCGGCGAAGTCGCAGGCGAAGGTGAAGAAGGCGATGAAGCTTGTCGACGGTATTTTCAAAAAGACAATGGGAGTTTTGAAAAAAGAAGTGTATGTCTGA
- a CDS encoding alginate lyase family protein, with protein sequence MKPILTFCTALLCLFAVKTIAQTPETPLVSIDFEAMKKVRDAGKDIDLPRKKLIEKADKIWKEKPLRVVDGDMPPSGNKHDFFAIGKLAFPNPKTPNGMPYIRKDGVTNPEADGDRYDLSRYNTTLSRVNELSLAWFYTKDEKYAKKAAELLRVWFLDPETRMNPNLNNASALPGVHDGMPIGIIFSVALIRMVDHVKILALSKSWTPEDNKALKKWFAEYRDWLLESDMGKIEAKAGNNHGSWYAAQVAAFSIYNGEFEKAKPMIELAKKQIAQQIEPDGSMPREYKRERSLHYSIYGLQAFSYLARCAEIVGGDLWNFKSTDEKSLNLAFSFLYPYVTYQKEWPWKNIAKGQPLGRGVLEVYQWAAKAWPDSEFARVNPSIWKEVPAQSTDYLYWPRP encoded by the coding sequence ATGAAACCGATACTTACATTTTGCACTGCATTACTTTGTCTTTTTGCAGTAAAAACAATCGCCCAAACGCCCGAAACGCCGCTGGTATCCATTGATTTTGAAGCAATGAAAAAGGTACGGGACGCTGGGAAAGACATTGACTTACCCCGAAAAAAACTAATCGAAAAAGCCGATAAAATATGGAAGGAAAAACCGCTTCGGGTAGTCGATGGCGACATGCCGCCTTCGGGAAACAAGCATGACTTTTTCGCGATCGGCAAACTGGCATTTCCCAATCCCAAAACACCAAATGGAATGCCCTATATCCGCAAGGACGGTGTTACCAACCCCGAAGCCGACGGTGACCGCTACGACCTGAGCCGGTATAACACCACTTTGTCGCGCGTGAATGAGCTTTCGCTTGCCTGGTTTTACACAAAGGATGAAAAGTATGCGAAAAAGGCTGCCGAGTTGCTGCGTGTTTGGTTTCTGGATCCGGAAACCCGCATGAACCCAAATTTGAACAATGCTTCTGCCCTGCCCGGCGTGCACGACGGCATGCCGATCGGGATCATTTTCAGCGTTGCGCTGATCCGGATGGTCGACCATGTGAAGATTCTTGCATTGTCCAAAAGCTGGACGCCAGAGGATAACAAGGCCTTGAAAAAATGGTTTGCCGAGTACCGCGACTGGCTGCTGGAAAGCGACATGGGGAAGATCGAAGCCAAAGCCGGCAACAATCACGGAAGCTGGTATGCCGCTCAGGTAGCCGCGTTTTCCATTTACAATGGGGAATTTGAAAAAGCAAAACCAATGATCGAACTGGCAAAAAAACAGATCGCCCAGCAGATAGAGCCAGACGGCAGCATGCCGCGCGAGTACAAGCGTGAGCGCTCGCTGCATTACTCCATTTATGGTTTACAGGCATTTAGCTACCTGGCGCGCTGCGCGGAAATCGTCGGCGGAGACCTCTGGAATTTCAAAAGCACGGATGAGAAAAGTCTCAACCTCGCCTTTTCCTTTTTGTATCCCTATGTGACTTACCAAAAAGAATGGCCATGGAAGAACATTGCCAAAGGCCAGCCGCTCGGTCGTGGCGTGCTGGAAGTATATCAATGGGCTGCCAAAGCGTGGCCGGATTCTGAATTTGCCCGTGTAAATCCGTCGATCTGGAAAGAAGTGCCGGCACAATCCACCGACTACCTGTACTGGCCGCGACCTTAA
- a CDS encoding heparinase II/III family protein — protein sequence MTFKLKYIFKSWIAGLVSLTFPLAAWAQHDAIPLRPIDQKRVAEIAGQLTDQPSGFGEPISKRQNWDKLRKSGGYDAFLKEMETFTFPEFSKADYFSLSDGSASSSAKGLTMMRNRAKGLSMVTLAECLENNGKYLQQTEAGLRDIIRQKSWVSPRIDYDFINYNGKQYTIDLTSALYAHTIAQTLFLLGDQLNPELRKEAVQALYMRVFDPLKRIFEKQDTQYHSWLTGTNNWNAVCLSGVIGAALTVIPDKKERALYAWIGEEYSKNTLAGFGDDGYCSEGVTYFNYGFGHYAMLRENLWQATRGKIDLFNIPKVREIAQYIPKLEVINGVFPAISDSKTGSAPDSSLMNYLTRSLNLGLSDYEKIRLTGRVNNNRMDVFMVFPNSTDAGGIVKNAQRKNENPLRSFFDKSGILVVRPKSNNALAAVLKGGNNAEHHNHNDVGSYSVVLGKDILAGDPGSIPYTANIFQAEFRYTYKSNASYGHPLPLVAGQQQKVGPEAQAKVLRSDFSEEKDMLVLDLASTYDAPTLSKLERHFTYSRAASGPLAVEDVFEFSQPENFQTACITRAKITAASPGKWLLAIGGRQATLTVDTGGLPYDVTQEEISEGGTPYTRLAIVLKEKNRKGKVTLTYQP from the coding sequence ATGACATTTAAACTAAAATACATTTTTAAAAGCTGGATCGCGGGCCTGGTATCTCTGACATTTCCGCTGGCAGCATGGGCGCAGCACGATGCCATCCCACTCCGCCCGATCGACCAGAAACGCGTGGCAGAAATCGCGGGCCAGTTAACCGACCAGCCTTCGGGCTTTGGAGAGCCCATATCAAAGCGGCAGAATTGGGATAAGCTGCGCAAATCGGGCGGCTACGATGCTTTTTTGAAAGAAATGGAAACATTCACTTTCCCCGAATTCAGCAAGGCCGATTACTTCTCCCTCTCCGACGGCAGTGCCTCGTCCTCGGCCAAAGGACTTACCATGATGCGAAACCGCGCCAAAGGATTGTCGATGGTAACCCTCGCGGAATGCCTGGAAAACAATGGAAAATATCTGCAGCAAACGGAAGCTGGCCTGCGTGATATTATCCGGCAAAAATCCTGGGTTTCGCCGCGTATCGATTACGATTTTATCAACTACAATGGAAAGCAGTATACTATTGACCTGACCTCCGCATTATATGCCCATACCATTGCACAAACCTTGTTTCTGCTGGGCGACCAACTGAATCCAGAACTTCGGAAAGAGGCGGTGCAGGCTTTGTATATGCGTGTTTTTGATCCATTAAAACGGATTTTCGAAAAACAGGATACGCAATATCACAGCTGGCTGACCGGTACCAACAACTGGAACGCCGTATGCCTGTCGGGTGTAATCGGTGCTGCACTAACAGTAATTCCGGATAAAAAAGAAAGGGCACTGTACGCCTGGATCGGGGAGGAATATTCGAAAAATACACTGGCTGGTTTTGGCGACGATGGATACTGCTCCGAGGGTGTGACCTATTTCAATTACGGTTTCGGACATTATGCGATGCTGCGCGAAAATCTCTGGCAGGCAACGCGCGGCAAGATCGACTTATTCAATATCCCGAAAGTGCGGGAGATTGCGCAGTATATTCCGAAGCTGGAAGTGATCAATGGCGTTTTCCCAGCGATTTCGGATAGTAAGACCGGCAGCGCGCCCGATTCGAGCCTGATGAACTACCTTACCCGCAGCCTGAACCTGGGACTTTCGGATTATGAAAAAATCAGGCTGACCGGCCGGGTGAACAACAACCGGATGGATGTTTTTATGGTCTTTCCCAATTCGACCGACGCGGGGGGTATTGTTAAAAATGCGCAGCGAAAAAATGAAAATCCGCTAAGATCATTTTTTGATAAATCGGGCATTCTGGTTGTGCGCCCAAAGTCGAACAATGCATTGGCCGCCGTGCTGAAAGGCGGCAATAATGCCGAGCATCACAACCATAATGATGTGGGTTCGTACTCGGTGGTTTTGGGAAAAGATATCCTGGCGGGCGATCCGGGCAGTATTCCGTATACCGCCAATATTTTCCAGGCTGAGTTTCGGTATACTTATAAGTCAAATGCTTCATACGGTCACCCCTTGCCGCTGGTCGCCGGTCAGCAGCAAAAAGTTGGTCCCGAAGCGCAGGCCAAAGTATTGCGTTCCGATTTCAGTGAGGAAAAAGATATGTTGGTTCTGGATCTCGCATCGACCTATGATGCTCCTACCCTTTCGAAACTGGAAAGACATTTTACGTACAGCCGCGCCGCATCCGGCCCCCTGGCGGTGGAGGATGTTTTTGAGTTTTCACAACCCGAGAACTTCCAGACTGCCTGCATTACCCGGGCGAAAATCACCGCCGCCTCACCGGGAAAATGGCTGCTCGCGATCGGCGGCAGACAGGCCACATTGACCGTCGACACGGGTGGATTACCGTACGATGTGACCCAGGAAGAAATCAGCGAAGGCGGCACGCCGTACACCCGACTGGCCATTGTTTTAAAAGAAAAGAACAGAAAAGGAAAAGTCACGCTCACCTACCAGCCATGA
- a CDS encoding heparinase II/III family protein — protein sequence MKKLLILFLLCSVAQAQTEDYTTPVVQVEPLDMKRVSEIAAMLPDTPRGFGETYKNRKAWDELANSGRFEKVKREAKAYLDKPFPPFDETRYMRMFTHGDSQAGKDLMGERLRWLIKLTWAECLENKGTYMLKIEEVLAGLLTQKTWVNPRNFLERNHQSLVELACAQYAQNIAQAMYLLDDKLNAKTREQINLTIRKRMFEPILATIDGKNADHGWLKSTNNWNAVCLSGIAGTALTILPGKKERAQFVAIAERYHQNFVAGFLSDGYCTEGISYYNYGFGRFVSLREIVFVATKGKLDFFDTPKMARIAAFPIHSEIINDTYPAIADCKSGIKPSRNIVWYAAKNLGIDAGRYDQTKSEPTTLDLVADVMYEFPNTASAKTGGSKAGEYAAPLRSYFDAAGILTVRPGDRGGLGAALKGGRNNEHHNHNDVGSYTIAAGSELIMGDPGAIPYTAKTFSDERYTYKSLGSYGHPVPLVAGTQQRTGREAHAEIVSTKFSNEKDVMLMDLTSAYEVPGLQSLKREFTYLRGKNNELNVSDEIVFDTPQRFETPIVTRSTWEKNGENRILLTNGKEKIQVTIDTNGIPYDIENEEISEEKGEPYTRLAVRLKAPVRTATVSIRYAPVTNP from the coding sequence ATGAAAAAACTACTAATCCTATTCCTCCTCTGCTCCGTGGCGCAGGCACAAACGGAAGATTACACGACGCCCGTCGTGCAGGTAGAACCGCTCGATATGAAACGGGTAAGCGAGATCGCGGCGATGCTGCCTGATACGCCCCGCGGCTTTGGGGAAACATACAAGAACCGTAAAGCCTGGGACGAGCTGGCGAACAGCGGGCGTTTTGAAAAAGTCAAACGAGAGGCAAAAGCGTATCTCGATAAGCCTTTTCCTCCGTTTGACGAAACCCGGTACATGCGGATGTTCACCCACGGCGATTCGCAGGCGGGCAAAGACCTGATGGGTGAGCGGCTGCGGTGGCTGATCAAACTTACCTGGGCGGAATGCCTGGAAAATAAGGGCACTTATATGCTGAAAATTGAGGAAGTGCTCGCCGGGCTTTTGACGCAAAAAACATGGGTTAATCCACGCAATTTCCTGGAAAGAAACCACCAGAGCCTGGTCGAGCTTGCTTGTGCGCAATATGCCCAGAACATTGCGCAGGCGATGTATTTGCTGGACGACAAGCTGAATGCAAAAACCCGCGAACAGATTAACCTAACGATCCGCAAACGCATGTTCGAACCTATTTTGGCTACGATTGACGGTAAAAATGCGGATCACGGCTGGCTGAAAAGTACCAACAACTGGAACGCAGTGTGCCTCTCGGGCATTGCCGGAACCGCATTGACCATCCTTCCAGGCAAAAAAGAACGGGCGCAATTTGTGGCCATCGCCGAGCGCTACCACCAGAATTTCGTAGCAGGATTTCTGAGCGACGGCTACTGTACGGAAGGGATCAGCTATTACAATTATGGTTTTGGAAGATTTGTCAGCTTGCGTGAGATCGTATTTGTAGCGACAAAAGGAAAGCTCGATTTTTTTGATACTCCTAAAATGGCCAGAATCGCAGCATTCCCGATACACTCGGAGATCATCAACGATACGTACCCTGCGATCGCGGACTGCAAATCGGGCATCAAACCTTCACGGAATATCGTGTGGTACGCGGCTAAAAACCTCGGTATTGACGCCGGGCGTTACGACCAGACCAAATCCGAACCTACCACGCTCGATCTGGTTGCGGACGTGATGTACGAATTCCCGAATACAGCATCGGCCAAAACGGGCGGCAGCAAAGCCGGCGAATATGCGGCTCCATTGCGTTCCTATTTCGACGCTGCCGGAATACTTACGGTGAGACCGGGGGACAGAGGTGGCCTCGGGGCGGCATTGAAAGGCGGCCGGAATAATGAGCACCATAATCACAACGACGTTGGCTCCTACACCATTGCCGCAGGCAGCGAACTCATCATGGGCGACCCCGGCGCAATTCCTTACACTGCCAAAACATTCAGCGACGAGCGCTACACCTACAAATCGCTCGGTTCGTACGGTCACCCCGTGCCGCTGGTGGCGGGTACGCAGCAACGCACAGGCAGAGAGGCGCATGCGGAGATTGTTTCAACAAAGTTCTCCAATGAAAAAGATGTGATGCTGATGGATCTTACCTCTGCCTATGAAGTACCCGGACTTCAATCACTGAAACGTGAATTCACCTATTTGCGCGGAAAAAATAATGAGCTTAACGTGAGTGATGAGATCGTTTTCGACACACCGCAGCGGTTTGAAACACCGATTGTGACCCGCAGTACATGGGAGAAAAATGGCGAAAACCGTATCCTGCTAACCAATGGAAAAGAAAAGATCCAGGTTACCATTGACACAAATGGTATTCCCTATGACATTGAAAATGAAGAGATCAGCGAAGAAAAAGGAGAACCTTATACCAGGCTGGCGGTGCGGCTGAAAGCGCCTGTCAGAACTGCGACGGTATCTATCCGGTATGCACCGGTCACTAATCCATAA